The genomic DNA tttttccccaaacaaagAGACTGCAAGACAACATACGAACTCATTCACAAACACCTGTAGTGTTAGCAAAGCGACCCCAGATATACCCTTCTGCCCACTCACTTCAATACTGaagaaaacaagccacagacaAAAAATCCAGACAGCATcaactaatttaaaaatctgtaagttGTACATTTCAGTCCCACAAAAGGCACCAAAGTTAAGCTTAGCTCCTATGTGCAAAGACAAAATGCCATACCATtcactggaaaaaacacaaattgaGACCATTCATAAAAGGAAAGCATTCAATTTACCAAAAGAAAGGACAACTTACTTTGCCTTCTTTGTATTATCAGTTTCAGATTCtttcactgaaataaaataagcaatatcCAAtgtcagtttgctttttttttaactttaaaatcacTTAAGCAATTACCTGTATCGATTAATACCAAATGGTCAAGTTACACAGAGCCGCTAAAAAAGTTCCTTATCACGTTGGCATTGGCTATACGCTATAGTCAGTACTAtgactactactactgctacacTTTTCAATATAACTCTCCTGAGCTGGTTGCTTATTTACAGTACCACTATGCATGGCATAATTTAAAAGCAAACTGTCTCAGGAAAATTACTATTTTCCAATAACTGTCCATCAGTCTAAATGCCACTCTCTGTGGCAGAGAAATATTCATCCATTAGAATCCCTAGGTATTCACTTACTACGTTCAGTCCCAGTGATCTGGGCGAGGATTCGGAAAGAGCGAGACTGAGTCGTTCCAGTCCTTGGACGCCAGTCTTCAGTATCTTCAATCAGTCTCTTCTTACTGGCATCACTGTGAGTAGGTATGTGATAAAACTCTGTATAACGATCCATAATGTGTTTTCTTGGTGGGCTAgggttcaaaaggaaaaaaaaggattaaagtaTTTATAATTATGTTAAGAACAAAATAACTTCTCCCATATTATTTATAACTTATACATTTAATCCTCAATGTTCCTTTTgtgtattttgctttttcaagTATACTCAGtaacaatttttcttaaaaaaagaaagcatcctTCTAAAATAGAGTAGactaggttatttttttaaattagttttaaaaaaggtACTTATATgctaatataaaataatagtatAGATGGCTATTCAACAGAAAGGTTACCGTTTGGGTaggattttccttttaattgacaGAAGAAGGCAGCAGAAGAGAGATTTCaacatgaagaaaaggaaaagaaaagaataagaaaagaaggaaaataacaagaAATTGCAAAGTCCACagtaattaaaatcaaacaatTCAAAATTACTGGTATTGTTCATCTTATGGCTAACGAAGCAGATATGGACTACATCCACAACCACTGTTAAATACCCATATGCTGCTAAAATATGTTGGCTTTCACAAAATTAAATGATCATTTCTTCACCGGGCCCAGAAGCCATGAATGGTGTAGTACAGGCTAAACCAACAATTCCAAACACAATTTTGAAAAGGGTCAGAACTTATTTTCTACAGTATTCTCATTTATGTGTACAGATATCCCTAACCCTAAATAACGCTGGGTGCAGGATCACTGCTGTAAAGAGCTGTGGTCTATCAGAAACCaatgaaatatttatcaaaagacCAAGATATGAATTGTGGCTCTATGACTTTTGACTAGTCaatctcactgagcctcagttttttaagAATATCACATATAAAGTAGCACTGTTctcaggattaaatgaaataatatatgtgaaagggATGTGTAAACTACGGAGTTCAAGAACTTTGAGTTTGCTAAGActattcatttttctattaagAAAGCATAAATACCAATACTACGGAATTTAcaatgtacattattttattaacaCGTTAACCTAAGATCTAGGTAACTTTATAAATACTCCTCCCTTCTCAACCCCGCCCCCCAAATAGGATAAATGCAAACTAAATTAGGAGTTTCGTttcagaagagaagaaggaaccTGAGCCTGGACTAGCAGACAAGTGGCACAAGATCCCAGCAGAGAAAGTACCCTAAGAGTGCCAGATGTGTGTGGCAACACCTGCTAGGTTAACTCACTGCTAAAAAATCACATTGCTATCAGAATGCCACGTGACTGGTGTCATTGTTAATAGGGATACCATCAAAAACTGTCTCAGTACAGTAGAACAGTTTTTGCCCAGTGACATGGTAGAATTAACGTTAACACTAGCTTTACAGTCAGACAGGTAGTAGTTCTAAGCATACATCCTCCattcagtgtgtattttatgcaagtcatttaacttctccaaGTCTCGATTTTTACCACCTGAGAAATGGGGATTGCATCTACTTTAAAGGGTTGTTTTGAGGAATAAATAAGGTAGGTAAAGTATGTAAAAGTGCTTTCCACACTAACACAAAGTAACATAATGTGTTCTTTTATGattattagaaaaattatttgcaatgCATGTTCTAAGACTACAAGTCATCATATATGTAAAGAACAGAATCAATAGTATTTACACATAATACTAATAATagtattttaatagtatttaatggtatatttagtagcatattttaatagtaattcaaattattatttatgataaaattttaatattccaGGAGTGAAATATCTAAAATACCTTTTACTGATATTGAACAAAACCTCCTAACCCTTTTTAAAATAgacataattttctttaattacaaaataatagaCATACGCTATTTCATAAATACACTGTCTCTGGCAGATTCCCAAACAGACAACACTTTATCTTATGCAATTACTTGAAAAACTTTATATTTAAGCTACTAAacttatagttttaaatttctctataGTCAGTAAGTGTTTACTCTTAAATGGTGCCAATTTCAGCTATAAGACTATTTTATCCTCTATAAAAGGTTTGgactataaaaatacaaaaaaatagtgTTAAGCTAAGACACCAAGATTAATAAAATGTCACCacttaagaatattttttagcCACAACACACTTGTGAAAAGTACAGTGCGTCTTAGACTCTTTTGTGACATTCACCACAGCTTAAGGTCTGTGTCAAGTGATAGAAAGTTTCTAAACGTTTACTGCCTTTGAAACTCTCATGACTATGATTAAAGAAGGGAATAATCTCaataatttgattttttgaaatgtatttgggATAGAATATAAATTCAACTATCAAGAGCAaacaatttatttcaaaatacagacattcaaaattagcaaatttattcaaaattttaaaaaatattaaacacgGGAGGCCCCAACCATATCTCTAACTCCAGTATATACTGTCTATAATAATAATCTATCTTTCTGAAGGTTTAGCTTTCTAGCATGGAAAACAAGTTTCCTAGGCTcctaatatatttgaaaattctaaGCAATGAGAAGAGACTAACAAAATTTGGTGATGGTGTTAAGTTGAAAGCCAGATGAAAAGTTGCAGAGAGACAATgatgaaaattagaaaagaaaccaCTGATGAGGTACTTACACAGTGCCAGGGTTACTGAAGGAGgaataacacacacacagaaagatgtGATAGAGTAGAGAAGACAGTGATGTTCCCAGGATGATGGGCAACAAagatgaggccaaaaaaaaaaagaagaaaaaatgaaataacaaaattcaaaaaaatgaagacattacACCAAACATCATGCTTCAAAATAATCACGTAAatgcagacaaacaaaaatgaacaagtgtTAGTCAAAATTCTGTTACACTGTTATTATTTGGAGAACAGTTTTATctgtatttgtttgtttccaaaaaacactgaaaaatattttatatattaatgctAGTTGAAGTCTCAAGTTACTAATACCAAGAAAGAttcactatttaaaatttttttctaggtttttataaaatttattttagagtGAATCCAAATTCCTACCATGGTTCCtaataaaaggcagagattaaaatataaataagatgtCAGATATAGAAACAGATCATTTTAGAATCACTTTTAAAATCAGAGCAGACTAAGAGAAAATCTTTCAGTCTCACATAAGATAAGAAGTATACATTACTAATAGCAAGTGTAATCTTCTCACATAAATTATCCTGAGCCATACATTATAAAGGAATAATATGCTATATGAaacttttctcttattttttaaaatgaagtgattatgatgaaaaatatatgaagcagTGGGTCATAAATAATAGTCTATTACTCAATTTTCATACTCTCCCCTGTCCGTCGTTACCACCGCCCTCATTCAGAAGCAAATTCCAGGAAGTTTAGAGCTCACTTGGAGGAACTCCAGAGTTCTGTGTTATCAGCAACCTAATTATTGCCCAGAAAGGCATGTTTGATATGATAAAAGAACTAGGTTAATAACACCTAAAGAGGAAAGACATAATTCATTCATACAGCCTATTAAgcataaaatcattaaaaacaaatatattcacattCTATTATGTATAGAGACGATGAAAGTATAAAATGCTACACAGCTTCTCTACGCATTGTTGAATCAATCCTACCGCAATGATGTTTGGTCAGAGTAACTAATTACTCATTATAAACGCAGTGAGAAAAGCTGCCTACCAGTTTGAATACTAAGACTGTGCATTGTAGCTAAGCGGTATTTCCGCACGTCAAAGTCAGTTTCATTAACTCAATAAAGGGCTGAGTTTTGCTGAGTGGGGGTGAGATGCAGGATTAAGTTAATCTCAGTAATTTATGGGTATTTAGTCTTCTCTAAACCATAATGCAAAGCATTCTCTCCTCTGccttgctattttaaatagtagggaaacagtttttcaaaataaCCTCCTCTGAATCACCTCAGAATAAAATCttagatatatatttaaacattttaaaatttagggaAGAAGTTTTATGTCAAAATGAAGTTGGGGGGAAATATTCTATGATGTGGTAAGGGGTAGCCAGCAGAGGGTTGATTAGTTAAAACCTGAAGATGCCAATTTTAATACTTTGAACAGatattttcatgaattttagaaaatgtgCCCAAGTGGAATAGCCCATCATACACCACAGTGGCATTTGTGCCAACGTGACAAGTCAGATGACGTGGCTTTTCACCCTAGCTACGCCACCCACTTCCTCTGTGCCTGGACAAGCTGCAATCCCCAAGAAGCCTCCTTTTCCTCAATGGTGAAATGGATTACAATGTCTTCATCTCTCAGAATTCTTGTAAGGGTGTATGTTTTTGTATTTGAAAGCACTCTGAAaactatacaaatacagatttgtTGTTAGAATAGATCCTCCAGCGACTCAACATAGAAAAAGTATTATCAAACTCAACTGTAGTTTATGCACATTATTCACTCATGTAGCCTCAATTCACTTAATTTATCCTCAAGTCTATAAccatgaaaaacaaatactaattcAAAGTAACAGAAATAAGCCCAGGGCACAAACAGGTGACAGAACCAAAAATTTGGCAAGACACACCAAAATTTGGCTTCAAAAAACCCTAGGCTTGAATCTTAGCTCTATCACCTGAGAATTCAATCACATACTGCATTTAAAAACATCTAGCACAATGCttagtaataatgaaaaaattaatgaatcttaatctgcattttaaaaaatgtatatttaacctaaatgcttaaatttatttttccaagtcccatttttttcccctttataagTCAAATTGTTACACTGGAATCTAGTAACTAGTGGAAATCTTTGTGTACAGAATTTAACTTTAAATAGACAAATAATAAATCAGGGCTTGGGGGTGTTTCTCTAGTGCATTGTGCAATATTCTTATGTGTCTATAACATGAAACTCTTCAATTAGTGAGATCATAGCCACGCTGGAAGAAAGTTGCTCTAATAATTCAATAGTTAATCCCTCCAGTGTGTCTAAGATAGATATTCCATATTTCCAATTCTACTCTAGAGTAGGATGATAAGGAAATTTCAGCACATGCTCAGAATaatcataacataaaattaatttaagtTCTTACCTAATgtgatttttatctatttttaaagctAGTAATCACCAGTTTATCATCAATACCAACAGACACAAAAGCAAGGTTTTGAAGTTATACCACAGTTATTTTCAATGCCTATGCCAACTACCTGTGACACTTAACAAACTGGTACTTAACTCTCTTAACAAATTCCAAGGTGCACAGAATTTTTATCATCCAGTGACACACAACTGCATATATAGAGTTCTCAAACTTTCAGTAACACTGGCTGAAAAATCGAAATGGTTCTTAAAGATTTTACCTGGGAAATATTGGGTTTTGATATGAATTTGGAAAACAACTCAGTTTTATATGTACTATTCAATAGTGGTACATATGTTTATGCTTTACATTCTATCTTTATCTTTGTATTCTAATAGTCTTGACTGATACAAATTACCCCGGACATTACTTCTTTTAAACCATTACACAGCAAACCCcacatatattttatgataaaagtTAAACACTACTATTTACTACCATAAAGGAATTCACCACAACACAGCAATGCAAAACCaaacttattgaaaaggctaaaTGTGGTTATTCTAAATTACAGCTATTTTGCAAAATTTAGCCTAATTTTGCAAAAATCGGGCATTCATGCTGTTTACTCATATATAAGTCACCATATTTTCTCTCCAGTAATGTGGATACTAACTCTGtcacttttgttttctgtaaagagaaaagcatttaaaaatattactgtcATATCATGTTTTGTATCTTCCAAGGCCAGGTTCTTCAAAATCCCACATAAGAACTGTTAGAAGAAACTGCAGtccaatgaaattaaaattaattaaggaTGCATGAGAGACTTACCTCTTGAAAGCAGTGGCACATTATAATGCAAGGGCATATGGAAAGGGAAAAGGTAAATCAGTTAAACTACTTGATGTAAAATAGActcctttccagtttggaatATAAAGTTCCATTTTGCTCTAAGGAGAGTAAGGAGAGTAATAAAGAAGACAGTAagccaaaactaaaaattcaTCTATGTACAAGATGGACTAAAAATTTCTTAGAAGTACCttgttcattattatttataagaAGGAATAGGAATGGTAACGTAGTATTATTAAGAAATATTATAAAGATAGCAACACAATCGTTAGATTTCATACCATCAGGATGAATAACTATTTCTCAGTAATGAGGCATAATTCATAAGCACTTATTTGTCTTATGTTTATTAATCCTAGACAAATTTGAGTGGGATGCCTATAAATCACTTAAAAACTAATAGTCCTCCTGCTTTGAAGAAAAAGATAACTTATGCATTTAACTTCACATCCTCCTAAACTCCTAAATTTTTGGTTACTGGCATGtattagttataaaataaaaagtaattcatAAAAAGTAACaactctctctttaaaaaaaaggaacaaccCTCAACTGTGAAAGAGTTTTGCTGAAGATCTTTTGTCACACtataaaaatgtggaaaattcaATAATCACATAATTAGTAAAAACGCTGACAGTGATTTCAGGAAAATAGTTTGACACCGGATGCAGGAAATTCATCAATATCACAAAACACCTGCTCTTCAAAATGACACATCACTGACTAGTAAATAGTAAAATGTGTGATGTATTTTCGATTTTTCTGCTCTAAATGTAGTAAGAGAAAGAGCACTGCAAATATGTCTCAGAACTTCATAGATACTTTGTTTTCAAGTTTTCATCGTGCTAACATATCTGGACAACATCCGAAATTAAGCTATTTTTAAATGCAATCAATTTACGAATCCAAAGCAGTAATTTGCTTGTTAATGATGCAAAATATGTAATAATCCCTTCTGTCCTGAACCTTGTGCAGCGCTGAACACCAGGCATGTGCTCGATAACCACATGTCGACTGATTAAGAAGCCACTGTAGAGACCCTGTAACCATACCTCTGCTGCCTACAGCTTCAGTTGAAAAATAATAAGCTTTAAATCATTTCAAGTTTGATCACCAAAGCTGTACTCATAAAACACAATTTCAGCTTGGTATTTTCACATGTTTTCAATGTAGTACCTTTCCGTAACCTCAATTTGCTTTTATCTCTACAAGTTTCCATTAAGAAGGCTTTCTTATAAAATTTCAAGAAATGTTAGCAAGGAGAAAAGATTTTAACTCAAATACTTCCTTCAAAGGACTTTTTTCTACTGAGCCTGGAATTTAACAAACACAATAAACTTCTGCTTTTAGTTTTCTGTGGGGCTAGCATTTGACAGGCAGCATCTGTTTTTTCAAGGTACTACTTTGATTACTCTAAAATCTATTGTCTTAAAAaagacataccaaaaaaaataTAACCAAACGCATCTCAACACTACATACTACTTCTCTTCCTCACATGAAAGAAGAGATAACTTAGGACACTAGTTTTCCTCAATTTATACATCGAAACTTTCAAAAGCCATCCACCACCACAAAACCGCATGTAGGGCCCAGTAGCTGTCCTTCCAGACCTGCCCCTTCCTTTCAGCAACAGCCTGAAACCCTGCCACCTTCTTTTTCAAAGCCCCCAAGTTGCCATGGTAGCAGTGCTATGAAAGCACAGCCCCTTCATTACATGAATTAACATTCAGAAGGGATTATCTCAGAAAGGACCTATCtacacaattattttaattttattttcctgggaACCGGCATTGGTAAAAACAATCACGCATGCagattatttccttttgttttccttttaaaagacaCTTTTGTCACAATAAATCTGATCAAAATGATTTTACAAAAATGACTTTGGCTTAAAGTACGGTCACTGGattccaaaaagaataaaataaccgTCTATAAATGGAGGCTGCTGAAAACAGACTtcaaccagtttttaaaaaatctgtaccATAAAGAGGGGAAAATTATAAGGAATGGATTTTCAAAAAATTCTGCTAACATTATATATTTAGTGTCCACtgctttaaattttagaaatatttttacagtGAAATATCCTCTAATTTGCTTCTGATATTTTTTAAGCATCCTTTAATGTTACTGTCCTCTCATTACTGTTTGATTTTAAAGACTAAATTCCAGCATAAGTTTATCTGAAAAGAATGTTGCTTAGCTAGCTGACCTAAGCTAATGCATCATACATAGACATGAGTCAAaactaaatttgttttctgtcttaaaaCTACTTCCTAGAAAAAAAGCTTCTTACAGACTTCTCATTTCCTCTCTTCAGCATGAGATACATAAGCTGACACGACTGCAACCACTCTGTTTCAACTTTTGGTGGCtcataaaaggatggaaaaattgAGGAAGAAAGATTCAAGGTTTGCCTTGCATTATAAGGGCCAGCTGCTCCACGTTGTGCCAGGACTTGGAGAAAAAGAGTTACAGAGTCTGTTACATGGTTCATAACAGGTCAAAATGCATAATTAGGTCTGGATTAACCTATAATCGCCTTGCAGAAAGTGTTGTATTGTATGTAACATAACACTACATGTTAATGAAGCAAATGAAAccttcatctccctcccttcaAAGAACAGCTGATTTTGGGGGGGGATGGAAATTAAGTTTTGCTTGGAAATTGCCTGAAAGAAGAATTTTGATAAGAGCAGAAAGCACCCTTGGCCACCTACCCATTTTGCTGTTTACTGTCACCCTGGGATCCTCTTCTCTGTCCCTCCGCTAGCTCCTGGGCAGTCTCGGCACACACGTTGGTGACTGTGGGCTGCCGTGGGACATTAACTGCAGGTTTACCAGCGCTCAGTGCAGATGACCGCTGGTCAGCACTAACACTGGCATTAGCATGCGGTCCAGATGCAGCGAATGGGGGAGGAGTGACAGCGGCCCCGGGTGCAGGGGAAGCATGTGATGAAGTGGTCGCGTGGGCTGGGGTGAAGGCGGACGATGGTGATGGGATGGATGTGACTTTTGGTGAAGACACAGAACCAAAGGGTCGTGGTGCCTTATTGTAGGCCATGTTGGTTGTGGAAGTGACTTTGGACACAGCAGGAGATGGAATGGGCACAGGTTTAACTACTTCTTTAGGTTCTccctatgtaaaataaaaataaacatacacaaaaacagGCCAAAGACATGCAAAATAGATCCACTGAAAAGAACACACAGCTAGTTTGTAAAAAGACAAACACAATCATGTTAGCAGGCCAAACTTCACACGTTTTCAGATAAAAACAATGAGTTGATATAACACAGTATGCATACCAACTGGTCCCAGCATGCATAACGTGGATGCACATACTGagtagatatttttttttaataaaaatgaaaggagtTCAAAATATTTAGGAAGTAGATTAGAAAAGTTATCAAAAAGCCTAAAGGCCAAAATAAGTACCAATTCAGACATATTCCAAAGGAAAATTTTCTAAATACCCCACAGTAAACAAAACATCACtaaccaaaatatttattttaaaatatccagagTCTCAATTATAATTCCATCTTTCAAACCTGTTTAATTACTCTCCAGAGTACAATTATTTGATTCATGCAGAAGCAGCAGCACATTTctaactcaattaaaaacaaaacaaaacaaaacaaccgaAGGAATGTTCATTTTCATCTGACTCAGAAATGTGCACATTCTAATTATTTTGAATCAAGAAAtcactccttaaaaaaaaaactcaacaaaaaaagcaaacaaatcaacaaaacaaaatcaatccTTTCCCTTTCCTGTAATCCACCTGTTGTTTCTCTCTCTGGAATGTTGTGAGATATCACTAAAGATGGAAtaaatttcttcccttttctaaaataaatatttaatatttagtagttacatgaggggaaaaaaaagatcttaGATGTTTCTTCACTGCCatcagtcaaagaaaaaaaacaacaactaggAAAGCTCAATTCTTCCTAAAATTAACAGAATTTGTGTTTGCAAATCCCTATCCCAGAGTAAGTATGAAGttaaaaacgaaaaacaaaaaacaacagctTAAGCTTCTATGACATTCAAGAATAAGTCCCTACTATCCCcaaagaaaaacaatcaaaattCCTTAAAAAGCATACAATGGTGGCTCTCTTATGtttaatttgaaggaaaaaaaagtaatctaAATTAATGTTACAGAAATAATAAAGCTAACTGCGGGGGATAAAGTACCTTCATGCCTCTGGGaatcaatataaataaattcaatgGAAAGGCACAAGTAAAATTAAGGAGAAAACCCCCAAAAGCGCAAAACCAGATTATATGAATAATGGCTTAGGAAAATTTCAGgatatatatgagaaaaaaagggTACTTGCCAATAACCTAATCCAAGAATACtctgaaaatgtaatttaaaaactcattaaTATTActgataaaatgttattaaagacTTACTGTGATATTCATCTTTTTAGATTATGTGAATAGAGATAGGCAAATTAAAAGTGAAGGTAAGAAATCTGGATATGAGTTATTGATAACATACGACATTGGAAATAATGTTTAAATGATGAGGAATAATTTCAGATGATAATTCTGTATGTGTTGATTTCCACTTTCCCTCGTCATCTTTAAAGAAGAACTGTGCGGAGAACTGCATCGAAACTATAAATTGTCAGTATGACTGGAGACAGGAACGCAAGTTACAGTGGTTCAAGAGGGACAGTCAAATAATGTCCTAGTGATGCTAGATTAGAAACACACCTTTTGAACAGGAACCGGCTCAGGCTTGGGTGTAGCAGATGctctgaggaaaaaaaggaaaaggaaaaaaacatgaatttttGCAAACTTCTTACTAAtggaatttttattattatatattattatatatatataatatatatatatatattatatatatatatattatatatatattatatatatatatataatatattttattaatatatataatatattagtatattatatatcaatatacTAAATCATCAGAATTTACAGTTTCATAATTCATGGTTTTACTATTCACAATCTAAttagttcatgcagctcaaatGCCGTAAGATCCAATACCTCATATACTAGGTATTCATTAGTGTATGAATACCCACTCTACCCactcaagaatgaggaaagaCAAACACCAGTCCTGTTTGCTAATGCATCCATGTTTAACCTTTAAATTAAGGCTATTCCCTACCAAAAAGGGTAAGGTAAAATAAACATGACTTTCTGATCCCTGCATGGCTCCTGAAACAAATAATCTGCATCTCTATCTCCAATAGTATCTGCCTTTTCTCCTATCATCCATGAATATGCCCAGAGGACAATGGATGTTTTTGTGAAGATACTGAATAAATTCTGGTTGAACTGGGTCACTGAaggcatattaattttgtatttatattcttCAGTGCACGTTACTGTATCTGTTCTACTAAAACCAAACTAAGTTCTTCCACTAGGCTATAATTTCAGTGAATGCAATGACCGCGCCCCACTTGTGTCTATATCAGCACTGCACCTGGCATGTAATAGGTCATCAGTAACGAGTGTAGAAAGGAGAGAACAGGGAAGAAGGACAAAAATCCATGCACAGAACTATTCtcatattcaaatatattattcTTAATCTATGCTTTTTTGCATTATTACTGTCCCTTTGGTTATCATGgactaataataatgataattgaTTTGGAGTGAGTATGTCATATAATCAAGACAAATAACCAAAGTAGCAACTATCATTATCCCCATGCTTCACATGAGAAACTCCAAAATTAAAGTAAATTACTTCTAGGATGGCACTAAGGCCAACGGTCCTTATATATTACAATACACTGGCTGTAGTCAAGGACAGTAACTAAATGATTGGAGAGCTTCTAATGATTTAAAGGCTATTTTCCCAGAATTAAGGTACATGTTATGTTTAATAATGTCAGAAGCAGTCTGACTCCTCTTACAACACATAAGCCTGAGGATAAGACAGCAAGTGCAGAATTCAAGAAATGTAACCATAGTAGGTAAATAATAAGTGATAATTTTAAGATGCAAACCATGAGATCATTTGACTTACAGAGAAGCTAACACAGGATATTTGGTCTCCATGATCATAACCTAGTAACGAACTCTGATCAACATTTTTAGCAGCAACTGAATTTCCCAATAACAACTAATTTGGTTAGCCAGGGCAGGCACAGACTGAATAATTGGCTAACCTAATAGGAGAGACCACAATGGATGCTAACATTTGGTTAGTGCCATGTAGAATTACCCTCTGGCAGTTGTACAACTTTCCACGTGTGGTCTCAATCAGACAATTTCTCTTTTAGCTTATAGGGTTATTAtaacaagcaaaggaaacaagtTCAAATACAGAACAGTGGAATCTTCCTTTCATTGAAATTTCACAGTAAGATGTAATCACAAAGGATCTACTCATTAAAACTACCCAAGACATGATTGAAAGTTtgccatgggacttccctggtggcacagtagt from Pseudorca crassidens isolate mPseCra1 chromosome 4, mPseCra1.hap1, whole genome shotgun sequence includes the following:
- the PDLIM5 gene encoding PDZ and LIM domain protein 5 isoform X11 translates to MSNYSVSLVGPAPWGFRLQGGKDFNMPLTISSLKDGGKASQANVRIGDVVLSIDGISAHGMTHLEAQNKIKGCTGSLNMTLQRASATPKPEPVPVQKPTVTNVCAETAQELAEGQRRGSQGDSKQQNGKILPKRPPRKHIMDRYTEFYHIPTHSDASKKRLIEDTEDWRPRTGTTQSRSFRILAQITGTERMKESETDNTKKAKEKTPLHVFSPKYTKLRDWHHEVSARALNVQ